The Apis mellifera strain DH4 linkage group LG8, Amel_HAv3.1, whole genome shotgun sequence genome contains a region encoding:
- the LOC107964891 gene encoding THO complex subunit 7 homolog isoform X1: MSDEEVIRRRLLIDGDGIGDDRRINMLLKSFIKWANSPDADNTLHERMLSQLAQCEFAQRKSRLVSNMSQEELKSYEQLSKEIEIQIEEAKKDIERTKVELQDAKRVRKNRIEYDVLAKVINEQPDRVETNLKLATLREELGKLKEKSEQLEHKLEMRRKQFHVLISSIHSLQGMLDECDEEIMDVSLENYEDADTSSKTEDLK, translated from the exons atgtcTGATG AAGAAGTGATACGCCGAAGATTACTTATAGATGGAGATGGTATCGGAGATGATCGTCGAATTAATATgcttttaaaatcattcataAAATGGGCAAATAGTCCAGACGCAGATAATACTTTACACGAAAGAATGTTATCTCAACTTGCTCAATGTGAATTTGCACAACGAAAATCTAGATTAGTCTCAAATATGAGTcaagaagaattgaaaagtTATGAACAGttatcgaaagaaattgaaattcaaatagaaGAGgctaaaaaagatattgaaagaaCAAAAGTAGAATTACAAGATGCAAAACGTGTTAGAAAAAATAGGATTGAATATGATGTATTGGCAAAAGTCATAAATGAGCAGCCAGATAGAGTAGAAACTAACCTAAAACTTGCTACATTACGTGAAGAATTAGGAaagttaaaa GAGAAATCAGAACAATTAGAACACAAATTGGAAATGAGACGAAAACAATTTCATGTTTTAATATCTTCTATACATTCTTTACAAGGAATGTTAGATGAATGTGATGAAGAAATAATGGATGTAAgtttagaaaattatgaagATGCAGATACATCTTCAAAGACTGaagatcttaaataa
- the LOC107964891 gene encoding THO complex subunit 7 homolog isoform X2, giving the protein MLLKSFIKWANSPDADNTLHERMLSQLAQCEFAQRKSRLVSNMSQEELKSYEQLSKEIEIQIEEAKKDIERTKVELQDAKRVRKNRIEYDVLAKVINEQPDRVETNLKLATLREELGKLKEKSEQLEHKLEMRRKQFHVLISSIHSLQGMLDECDEEIMDVSLENYEDADTSSKTEDLK; this is encoded by the exons ATgcttttaaaatcattcataAAATGGGCAAATAGTCCAGACGCAGATAATACTTTACACGAAAGAATGTTATCTCAACTTGCTCAATGTGAATTTGCACAACGAAAATCTAGATTAGTCTCAAATATGAGTcaagaagaattgaaaagtTATGAACAGttatcgaaagaaattgaaattcaaatagaaGAGgctaaaaaagatattgaaagaaCAAAAGTAGAATTACAAGATGCAAAACGTGTTAGAAAAAATAGGATTGAATATGATGTATTGGCAAAAGTCATAAATGAGCAGCCAGATAGAGTAGAAACTAACCTAAAACTTGCTACATTACGTGAAGAATTAGGAaagttaaaa GAGAAATCAGAACAATTAGAACACAAATTGGAAATGAGACGAAAACAATTTCATGTTTTAATATCTTCTATACATTCTTTACAAGGAATGTTAGATGAATGTGATGAAGAAATAATGGATGTAAgtttagaaaattatgaagATGCAGATACATCTTCAAAGACTGaagatcttaaataa
- the LOC552732 gene encoding alpha-ketoglutarate-dependent dioxygenase alkB homolog 6, which yields MEEHKNIFCKYMISEIPNLAIYIPNFITQEEEVEIIKCINSVPLPKWTQLSHRRLQNWGGIPHPKGMIAEDIPIWLQKYIDKVSSCNIFEKNKLPNHILINEYLSGQGIMAHSDGPLFHPIVTTISCGSHTLLDFYKRINNIEQHQLNFEFSLLLERRSLFILQEELYHNYLHSIAERDTDVISKSVIKNLDICGEKFLDGETLKRGIRLSLTIRHVPKTSKLKLKIG from the exons atggaagaacataaaaatatattttgtaaatatatgatttcagAG ataccTAATTTAGCTATATACATTCCAAATTTTATCACACAAGAGGAAgaagttgaaataataaagtgTATAAATAGTGTTCCTTTGCCAAAATGGACTCAGTTAAGTCATCGAAGATTGCAAAATTGGGGTGGTATTCCACATCCAAAAGGTATGATAGCAGAAGATATACCAAtt TggcttcaaaaatatattgataaagtaTCATCctgtaatatatttgaaaaaaataaattacctaatcatattttaattaatgaatatctaTCTGGTCAAGGAATAATG GCACATTCGGATGGTCCATTGTTTCATCCTATTGTAACAACTATTAGTTGTGGCTCTCACACACttctagatttttataaacgaattaataatatagag CAACATCAACTTAATTTTGAGTTCAGTCTTTTATTGGAGCGTcgaagtttatttattcttcaagAAGAATTATACCATAATTATTTGCATTCAATTGCAGAAAGAGACACAGatgttatttcaaaatctgtgataaaaaatttggatatatgtggagaaaaatttcttgatgGAGAAACATTAAAACGTGGAATTAGATTATCTTTAACCATTAGACATGTTCCAAAAAccagtaaattaaaattaaaaattggataa